One window of the Niallia circulans genome contains the following:
- a CDS encoding ABC transporter permease: MIGTTVQQKPNLSKFQRILRDKWLYILLLPGLAYFIVFKYLPMWGIVIAFQDYSPFTGILGSKWVGFDNFIDFFKNPDFFRLLNNTAIFAVLNLVFFFPAPIILALLLNELRVNSYKRVVQTFIYVPHFMSWVIIASITYIFFTTSGGVVNDIVSQIYGKNIDFLSSPDWFRPLIMMQIIWKETGWGTVIFLAALTAVDKEQYEAAIVDGAGRLRRLWHITLPAIRSTIIVMLILQLGRFLDTGFQQIYLMSNSLNRGVADVFDTYVYFVGITQGAYSYSTAVGLFKSVIGIILVLGSNKLAKKMGEEGIF; this comes from the coding sequence ATGATAGGAACTACTGTGCAGCAAAAGCCCAATCTTTCTAAGTTCCAACGTATTTTGAGAGATAAATGGCTTTATATTCTATTACTGCCAGGTTTGGCGTATTTCATTGTATTTAAGTATCTTCCCATGTGGGGAATTGTCATAGCCTTTCAAGATTATTCCCCTTTTACAGGCATATTAGGAAGCAAATGGGTAGGGTTTGATAATTTTATCGATTTCTTCAAAAATCCAGATTTTTTTCGATTATTAAATAATACAGCTATTTTTGCAGTGCTAAATTTGGTGTTTTTCTTTCCAGCCCCTATTATATTGGCACTTCTTTTAAATGAGCTGCGGGTTAATTCATACAAAAGAGTGGTTCAAACATTTATTTATGTGCCGCATTTTATGTCGTGGGTAATCATTGCCAGTATTACGTATATCTTTTTTACAACAAGCGGTGGTGTGGTGAATGATATTGTTTCTCAAATTTACGGTAAAAACATTGATTTTCTCTCTTCTCCAGATTGGTTTCGCCCATTAATTATGATGCAAATTATTTGGAAGGAAACGGGCTGGGGAACGGTAATCTTTTTGGCAGCACTAACAGCAGTTGATAAAGAGCAGTACGAAGCAGCGATTGTCGATGGTGCAGGAAGATTACGGCGTTTATGGCATATTACTTTACCTGCAATAAGAAGTACGATAATTGTTATGCTTATCCTCCAGCTTGGCCGTTTTCTTGACACAGGCTTTCAACAAATCTATTTAATGTCCAATTCATTAAACCGCGGCGTGGCGGATGTATTTGATACGTATGTATATTTTGTTGGTATTACCCAAGGAGCATACAGCTATAGTACAGCAGTTGGTCTCTTTAAGTCTGTCATTGGCATTATCCTCGTTTTGGGGTCCAATAAATTAGCGAAGAAAATGGGAGAGGAAGGAATCTTTTAA
- a CDS encoding response regulator transcription factor — protein MQKIMIIEDDVKIAEHLSAYIKKYQYEVITAIDFETIMATFRREKPDLILLDINLPSFDGYYWCRQIRKESLCPVIFISARTGEMDQVMAIENGGDDFITKPFHPDIVMAKIRSQLRRAYGEYALKQEERVLREGDLCLYPERFELRFKDKVTQLTKKETDIIESLLDRYPRVAGRQDLLAKLWDDEAYVDENTLNVNITRVRKKFQELGIEEAVETVRGAGYRLRPTWKEGQA, from the coding sequence ATGCAAAAAATCATGATTATCGAAGACGATGTAAAAATCGCAGAACATCTCAGCGCCTACATAAAGAAATATCAATATGAAGTAATTACAGCCATCGATTTTGAAACCATAATGGCGACATTTAGAAGGGAGAAACCAGATCTTATACTATTAGACATTAACCTTCCAAGCTTCGATGGTTACTATTGGTGCCGACAAATTCGCAAAGAATCCCTTTGCCCGGTCATTTTTATTTCAGCAAGAACGGGCGAAATGGATCAAGTAATGGCAATTGAAAATGGTGGGGATGATTTTATTACAAAGCCATTTCATCCTGATATTGTGATGGCGAAAATTAGAAGCCAGCTCCGCCGTGCATATGGGGAATATGCCTTAAAACAGGAGGAAAGGGTTCTTCGTGAAGGGGATTTGTGCTTATATCCAGAACGGTTTGAATTACGATTTAAAGACAAAGTAACGCAATTAACGAAAAAGGAAACAGACATTATCGAAAGCTTACTTGATCGCTACCCTCGTGTTGCTGGCCGGCAAGATTTATTGGCAAAGCTTTGGGATGATGAAGCATATGTCGACGAGAATACATTGAATGTGAATATTACGCGTGTGCGGAAAAAATTTCAAGAGCTAGGGATTGAGGAGGCAGTGGAAACAGTTAGAGGAGCAGGATACCGTTTGCGGCCGACTTGGAAAGAGGGACAAGCATGA
- a CDS encoding carbohydrate ABC transporter permease, which translates to MPKMHNTRGGRIFDGFNVILLGIIGITMILPFLYIIAGSFATEAELTTRSFFIWPETFTLDAYKYIFSTGTFTRSILVSVGITLVGTLICLFFTFTMAYPLSRKNLIGRSLLMNMIVFSMLFSGGMIPTYIVVKSLGLLDSYWSLILPAAINPFNLIIVKTFFQGIPVELEEAAKMDGCSEMGIFLRIILPLSKPVLATFALFYAVTIWNDYFHALLYISDSAKWPVQVLLQQIIILSQGNLADTASQGVEYVAPPAQSLKLAVVVVATLPILIVYPFLQKHFAKGMLLGSVKG; encoded by the coding sequence ATGCCCAAAATGCATAATACACGGGGAGGGCGTATATTTGATGGCTTTAACGTAATCCTTTTAGGCATTATCGGAATCACGATGATTCTGCCGTTTTTATACATTATTGCAGGATCGTTTGCTACAGAGGCAGAGTTAACCACAAGGAGCTTTTTTATCTGGCCAGAAACCTTTACCCTTGATGCATATAAATATATTTTTTCGACAGGAACTTTTACACGGAGTATTCTCGTATCGGTTGGGATTACATTAGTTGGGACTTTGATTTGTCTATTCTTTACCTTTACAATGGCTTATCCATTATCACGGAAAAATTTAATTGGACGAAGCCTGTTGATGAATATGATTGTCTTTTCCATGTTATTCAGTGGAGGGATGATTCCTACTTATATTGTTGTTAAATCATTGGGATTATTAGATTCCTACTGGTCATTAATTTTGCCAGCTGCGATTAACCCATTCAATTTAATTATTGTCAAAACCTTCTTTCAAGGGATACCAGTGGAATTAGAGGAAGCGGCGAAGATGGATGGATGTTCCGAAATGGGAATTTTTTTAAGGATCATTTTACCTTTATCCAAGCCGGTCCTTGCCACTTTTGCCTTATTTTATGCGGTTACCATCTGGAACGATTACTTTCATGCACTATTGTATATTAGCGACAGCGCAAAATGGCCTGTACAGGTCCTGCTTCAACAAATTATTATTTTATCTCAAGGGAACTTGGCTGATACCGCTTCACAAGGAGTAGAATATGTAGCCCCGCCAGCACAATCATTAAAATTGGCTGTTGTCGTAGTAGCTACCTTGCCGATATTAATTGTTTATCCATTCCTGCAAAAGCATTTTGCTAAAGGAATGTTATTAGGATCTGTAAAGGGATAA
- a CDS encoding NADH-dependent flavin oxidoreductase produces the protein MNNKELLSSFTLPNGVTLKNRVVMAPMTNFSSNQDGTVTAEEVDYYAHRSTGVSMVITACTNVTRNGQGFPGEFAAYSDEFIPSLTKLASRIKEKGAKAVLQIFHGGRMCPPDLVNGDVVSASNIPAEGEGNATPRELSEAEVEAIIDAFGETTRRAIEAGYDGVEIHGANGYLIQQFFSPHSNRREDRFGGNLEKRMTFPLAIIDKVKSVVAKHATSPFIVGYRFSPEEPETPGITMGDTLALVDKLADKGLDYLHVSLQEFHSTPRRGVEDLSKTRIDYLLETINNRVPLIGVGSIYTAEDAQKAFQTGVSLLALGRGLIIEPHWVQKLAEGKEDTIVTTLNKEKQKELVIPDPLWNAIINAPGWFPGV, from the coding sequence ATGAATAACAAAGAGCTTTTATCTTCTTTTACCCTACCTAATGGTGTAACCCTTAAAAATCGAGTCGTTATGGCTCCCATGACTAATTTCTCTTCTAATCAAGATGGAACAGTCACAGCAGAAGAAGTCGATTATTATGCCCATCGATCTACTGGAGTTAGCATGGTTATTACTGCTTGTACAAATGTTACGCGTAATGGTCAAGGATTTCCTGGGGAATTTGCTGCCTATAGCGATGAATTTATTCCTAGCTTGACAAAATTAGCTTCTCGTATTAAAGAAAAAGGCGCAAAAGCAGTTCTGCAAATTTTCCACGGTGGACGAATGTGCCCTCCTGACTTAGTAAATGGAGATGTCGTAAGTGCTAGTAATATTCCTGCTGAAGGAGAAGGAAATGCTACTCCAAGAGAATTATCAGAAGCTGAAGTCGAAGCTATTATCGATGCTTTCGGAGAAACAACTCGCCGTGCTATTGAAGCTGGTTATGATGGAGTAGAGATTCATGGAGCAAACGGATATCTTATTCAGCAATTTTTCTCTCCTCATTCTAACCGCCGCGAAGATCGCTTTGGTGGAAATCTTGAAAAACGAATGACTTTTCCTTTAGCCATTATTGATAAGGTTAAAAGTGTAGTCGCAAAACATGCTACCTCTCCTTTTATTGTTGGTTATCGTTTTTCTCCTGAGGAGCCTGAAACACCTGGAATTACCATGGGTGATACTCTTGCACTAGTGGATAAACTTGCTGATAAGGGCCTGGATTACTTACATGTTTCTCTTCAGGAATTCCATTCAACACCAAGAAGAGGAGTAGAGGATTTATCCAAAACACGCATTGACTATTTACTGGAAACTATCAATAATCGTGTACCGTTAATTGGCGTTGGCTCTATTTATACTGCAGAGGATGCTCAAAAAGCATTTCAAACAGGAGTATCTTTGCTGGCATTAGGTAGAGGCCTTATTATCGAACCTCATTGGGTACAAAAGCTAGCGGAAGGAAAAGAAGATACCATTGTTACAACCCTAAATAAAGAAAAACAAAAAGAACTTGTCATTCCAGATCCACTCTGGAATGCAATTATCAATGCACCTGGCTGGTTCCCTGGTGTATAA
- a CDS encoding sensor histidine kinase, with the protein MKLFIREHVLFIIIQLIQCLLIPFIFWLDGYRGKGVCLYAIFLSVVFLTVFLLYQYVSRRKFYQRLEHSIGTLDGSLETTEAKPISEALDQLLMVQYRLYQEEIQKAEDRQDEHLLFMDRWVHQMKTPLSIIELTAQTLDEPESSSIREETDRMRNGLNTVLYMARLRTIAEDFQIKPVALSKLIHEVNQENKRFYIRNEVYPQFKEEKQGITVETDEKWLFFLLTQLVHNAVKYSAGKANHLIISLYEQSGEAVLEVQDFGVGIPIVDQKRIFNKFYTGENGRKYRESTGMGLYLVKEVAERLEHRLELESKVGLGTTIRIIFSDTQNLTSM; encoded by the coding sequence ATGAAGCTATTTATTCGCGAGCATGTTTTATTTATTATCATACAACTCATCCAATGTCTGTTGATTCCGTTTATATTTTGGCTGGATGGTTACCGAGGAAAAGGAGTATGTCTATATGCTATTTTCTTATCAGTCGTATTTTTAACAGTATTTTTACTATATCAATATGTGAGTAGAAGAAAATTTTATCAAAGGCTTGAACATTCAATCGGAACATTAGATGGTTCTTTGGAGACGACGGAAGCAAAACCAATTTCCGAAGCTCTCGATCAGTTGCTAATGGTACAGTATCGTTTATACCAAGAAGAAATTCAAAAAGCAGAGGACAGGCAAGATGAGCATCTTCTATTTATGGATCGCTGGGTCCATCAAATGAAGACACCTCTCTCGATTATTGAGCTGACAGCCCAAACGCTTGACGAGCCAGAATCATCGAGTATCCGGGAAGAGACAGACCGAATGCGAAACGGGCTGAATACGGTTCTTTATATGGCGAGACTTCGCACCATTGCAGAAGATTTTCAGATTAAGCCTGTTGCTCTTTCTAAGTTAATCCATGAGGTGAATCAAGAAAATAAGCGTTTTTATATTCGCAATGAAGTGTATCCGCAATTTAAAGAAGAAAAGCAAGGCATTACAGTAGAAACAGATGAAAAGTGGCTATTCTTTCTCCTGACACAGCTTGTTCATAATGCTGTGAAATATTCGGCAGGAAAAGCAAATCATCTCATTATTTCTTTGTATGAACAATCAGGAGAAGCCGTTCTGGAGGTGCAGGATTTTGGTGTTGGTATACCGATTGTAGATCAGAAGCGTATTTTTAATAAATTCTATACAGGAGAAAATGGCCGCAAATATCGAGAATCTACCGGTATGGGGCTTTATTTAGTAAAAGAAGTGGCAGAGAGATTAGAGCATCGTCTGGAATTGGAATCAAAGGTCGGCCTAGGTACAACGATTAGGATTATTTTTTCTGATACACAAAACCTTACATCAATGTAA
- a CDS encoding YesL family protein: MQMNGAIGGFYKLCDWIMKLAFVNLLWIAFSLLGLLIFGFFPATVAMFVIVRKLLMGNMDIPVFKTFWESYKTEFIKSNLLGFIVSILGYFLYIDINLLKHTSGIMNVFYYPALLICLGFLLTICYVFPTFVHFDLKIYQVIKNAFIIMLMNPIATIIMVIGITAIYLLMTTVPGMIPLFCGSALAFIMMWSSFFAFTKIQRMEEQHQKLNNCKT, translated from the coding sequence ATGCAGATGAATGGTGCGATAGGAGGATTTTATAAACTTTGTGATTGGATTATGAAGCTAGCATTTGTGAATCTTTTATGGATTGCCTTCTCCCTTTTGGGGCTGTTAATCTTTGGTTTTTTCCCCGCTACCGTTGCTATGTTTGTGATTGTAAGAAAGTTATTGATGGGAAACATGGATATTCCCGTTTTTAAAACGTTTTGGGAATCCTATAAGACCGAATTTATTAAGAGTAATTTATTAGGATTTATTGTTTCTATCCTTGGCTATTTCTTATATATTGATATAAATTTATTGAAACATACAAGTGGAATAATGAACGTATTCTATTATCCAGCCTTATTAATTTGTTTAGGCTTTCTATTAACGATTTGTTATGTATTTCCTACTTTTGTACATTTTGATCTCAAAATCTACCAAGTGATAAAAAACGCATTTATCATTATGTTAATGAATCCAATCGCTACGATAATAATGGTGATCGGGATAACAGCAATTTATCTACTAATGACTACGGTTCCGGGAATGATTCCGCTGTTTTGCGGAAGTGCATTAGCATTTATTATGATGTGGTCTTCCTTTTTCGCCTTTACAAAGATACAAAGAATGGAAGAGCAGCATCAAAAACTGAATAACTGCAAGACTTAA
- a CDS encoding extracellular solute-binding protein — MKKSKSIGKKVAIPVLSAIMLSSLVACSNSEESSAKSNGKSTITIMTTAYTTTPPSDDSPALKALEKYTEMDINAEFVPNSVYTDKLNVTLASGKLPMIIMIPGKIPSFVSAVRNDAFWDLTPYLKEYPNLSQANEITLQNSAIDGKIYGIYRSRPLGRNGVFFRKDWLDNLGLSEPKTIDDLYNVLKAFTTDDPDGNGKDDTYGMTISKWFGPFDIMQTWFGVPNKWSIEEDGTLQPDFMSPEYMDALKFFKQLYDEGLINEDFAVMDTAKWNEPFQNGKSGVQISTLDDAHRNQEAMEKIDPKFKDVVDVIGAVSGPKGLFNLPTSGYNGILAIPKSSVKTEEELKKILSFLDKVNNEPAQTIAYAGVEGRHYEIKDGEFIPLVTAQDPESTEYTDLNQFIPGIPGENFKHPEFTALRLKENELMKKNEEIVVANPAESLLSTVYAQKGQQLDNIINDARIKYIVGQIDDKGIEDAIKLWRSSGGDDYIEEINKLYKESQK; from the coding sequence ATGAAAAAAAGTAAGAGTATTGGTAAAAAAGTAGCAATACCTGTATTATCAGCTATTATGCTTTCTTCCCTAGTAGCATGCAGCAATTCGGAAGAGTCATCTGCCAAAAGTAATGGGAAATCAACTATTACTATTATGACAACTGCTTATACAACTACACCTCCATCAGATGACAGTCCGGCCCTAAAGGCGCTGGAAAAGTATACGGAAATGGATATTAATGCAGAATTCGTACCTAATTCCGTTTATACAGATAAGTTAAATGTCACCTTAGCTTCAGGTAAACTGCCTATGATCATAATGATTCCAGGTAAAATTCCAAGCTTTGTAAGCGCTGTGCGAAATGATGCCTTTTGGGATCTTACCCCATATTTAAAGGAATACCCAAATTTGAGTCAAGCAAATGAAATTACCTTACAGAATAGCGCTATTGATGGGAAAATATATGGGATTTATCGATCAAGACCTTTAGGAAGAAATGGAGTCTTTTTCCGCAAAGATTGGTTGGATAATTTAGGATTAAGTGAACCGAAAACAATTGATGATTTATATAACGTCTTAAAGGCGTTCACAACAGATGATCCAGATGGGAACGGAAAAGATGATACTTACGGTATGACGATTTCGAAATGGTTTGGACCGTTTGATATTATGCAAACATGGTTTGGCGTACCAAATAAATGGAGTATCGAAGAGGATGGTACACTGCAGCCAGACTTCATGTCACCGGAATATATGGATGCCTTGAAATTCTTTAAACAATTGTATGACGAAGGATTAATTAATGAGGATTTTGCAGTAATGGATACAGCAAAGTGGAATGAACCGTTTCAAAATGGAAAGTCAGGAGTTCAGATAAGTACATTGGATGATGCCCATCGCAATCAAGAAGCAATGGAAAAGATCGATCCAAAGTTCAAAGATGTAGTAGATGTTATAGGTGCTGTTTCCGGACCAAAAGGACTGTTTAATCTTCCTACTTCAGGATATAACGGAATACTAGCCATTCCTAAATCCAGTGTAAAAACAGAGGAGGAGCTTAAAAAGATATTATCTTTCTTAGACAAAGTAAATAACGAACCAGCGCAAACAATAGCTTATGCTGGAGTTGAGGGGCGTCATTATGAAATAAAGGATGGGGAGTTTATTCCTCTTGTAACAGCTCAAGATCCGGAATCTACTGAATATACCGATCTTAACCAGTTTATCCCAGGTATTCCTGGTGAAAACTTCAAGCATCCAGAATTTACAGCGCTTCGATTAAAAGAAAACGAACTAATGAAAAAGAATGAAGAGATTGTTGTTGCCAATCCTGCCGAATCCTTACTATCAACAGTGTATGCACAAAAAGGGCAGCAGTTAGACAACATTATCAATGACGCTCGAATTAAATACATTGTCGGCCAAATTGATGATAAAGGCATTGAAGATGCGATTAAATTATGGCGCAGCTCCGGCGGAGACGACTATATTGAAGAAATAAATAAATTATATAAAGAAAGCCAGAAGTAA
- a CDS encoding glycosylhydrolase-like jelly roll fold domain-containing protein produces the protein MTNFLQLKHEFNDPSAEYSIFPFWFLNGDLHKEELARQLRDFKDKGVHGIVAHPRIGIPEDIDYLGTKFIERLRFIMEEAAELGMKVIIYDEGMYPSGSAHGKVVENNPEYAARGLRMTMHPIKGPAKIKEQLEEYEEIVFAAALKMTGDRKIDPHSVVSLEVEQDSIVFDPKESGGWSIVFLIATFSKGTIRGLHFGEDDGEPNAPLAGDLLNPDAMKKFIRVTHDVYYEQFSEYFGNTITALFTDEPSVLGRCVDPEKIKPWTEGFLDYYRQHGNEPKDLLALWFDVGTDTAIKRRNFKKTVNKRLQETYYLPISEWCEKHGIQLTGHPEASDDIGFLQYFQLPGQDLVWRWVGPEDNKGIQGHDSTLGKCSSDAARHRGLPRNANECFGCCGPNGHQWQLTAADMKWFVDWLFVRGVNMLYPHAFYYSIEGERLNERAPDNGPHNAWWNYYRLFADYERRMSWLLSDCTNITEIAILCEEDHLPWKIAEPLYTNQIEFNYLEEDLFLHNCLIEEGQVKIQKQIYRVIVIENLEQLVSNEMVQKLSLFLKNGGTVIIYNPEKKELPLRGNVVQLSNYNSVIGSLDRLQSRDVYLIPHNPGLRVTHIVKEGIDFYVLVNEDDSSVEGELAVKCRGALEKWDAWSSNIETIEINEVDGEYTKYNFSLQHRESIILCVNHQETPTFAAKSQKEEHSLDINVDHWTMTNPFRQKEVIKKLVSLTEYEDLKYFSGKTIYQSKVTLDASKRKYKKAQLDLGEVCELAELCINGETVGVKMWSPYHFDITPYINTGTLDIEVIVTNSKANEYAKELMKSGLIGPVRLKFYL, from the coding sequence ATGACTAATTTCCTACAGCTAAAACATGAATTTAATGATCCTTCTGCAGAATATTCGATTTTTCCATTTTGGTTTTTAAATGGTGATCTTCATAAAGAAGAACTAGCTAGACAATTGCGAGATTTTAAGGATAAAGGCGTGCATGGGATAGTAGCACATCCCCGAATTGGCATACCTGAGGACATCGATTATTTAGGAACAAAATTTATCGAACGACTGCGCTTTATTATGGAAGAAGCTGCAGAACTAGGGATGAAAGTGATTATCTATGATGAAGGCATGTATCCATCCGGATCTGCCCATGGGAAGGTGGTTGAGAACAATCCTGAATATGCAGCCCGTGGATTGCGCATGACAATGCATCCTATAAAAGGTCCTGCCAAAATAAAGGAACAACTAGAAGAATACGAGGAAATTGTTTTTGCTGCTGCTTTAAAGATGACTGGTGATAGGAAAATCGATCCTCACTCCGTTGTTTCCTTGGAAGTGGAACAAGACAGCATCGTTTTTGATCCGAAAGAATCAGGAGGTTGGTCGATTGTTTTCCTTATTGCTACTTTTTCAAAAGGGACGATTCGCGGGCTTCACTTTGGAGAAGATGATGGCGAACCAAATGCTCCACTAGCAGGCGATTTATTAAATCCAGATGCTATGAAAAAATTTATCCGTGTGACTCATGATGTATATTATGAACAATTTAGTGAGTATTTTGGCAATACCATAACAGCACTATTTACAGATGAACCGAGTGTTTTAGGCCGCTGTGTCGATCCAGAAAAAATTAAGCCTTGGACAGAGGGCTTCTTGGATTATTATAGGCAGCATGGCAATGAGCCGAAGGATTTGTTAGCGTTATGGTTTGATGTCGGGACTGACACTGCTATTAAGAGAAGAAACTTTAAAAAAACGGTTAATAAACGCCTTCAGGAAACGTATTACCTTCCGATATCGGAGTGGTGTGAGAAGCATGGGATTCAATTAACTGGGCATCCGGAGGCGAGTGACGATATTGGCTTTTTGCAATATTTTCAGCTGCCTGGACAGGATTTAGTATGGAGATGGGTTGGACCAGAAGACAATAAAGGAATTCAAGGACATGATAGTACTTTAGGAAAATGTTCCTCCGATGCGGCTAGGCACCGTGGGTTGCCTCGTAATGCCAATGAATGTTTTGGCTGTTGTGGGCCAAATGGACATCAATGGCAATTAACAGCAGCGGATATGAAATGGTTTGTAGATTGGCTTTTTGTAAGAGGAGTAAATATGCTTTATCCCCATGCCTTTTATTACTCGATCGAAGGTGAACGTTTAAATGAGCGCGCACCAGATAACGGCCCCCATAATGCATGGTGGAATTATTATAGATTGTTTGCTGATTATGAAAGACGGATGTCTTGGCTTTTAAGTGATTGTACCAATATTACAGAAATTGCGATTTTGTGTGAGGAAGACCATCTTCCTTGGAAAATAGCAGAACCGCTCTATACCAATCAAATAGAATTTAACTACTTAGAAGAAGACTTATTTCTCCACAACTGTCTCATCGAAGAAGGCCAAGTGAAAATCCAAAAACAAATTTATAGAGTAATCGTAATAGAAAATCTGGAACAGCTTGTTTCTAACGAAATGGTGCAGAAGCTTAGTCTTTTTCTGAAGAATGGGGGCACTGTTATTATTTATAATCCCGAAAAGAAGGAACTTCCTTTACGTGGGAATGTAGTACAACTTTCTAACTACAATAGCGTAATCGGCTCCCTTGATCGGTTGCAATCCAGGGATGTTTATTTGATACCACATAATCCTGGATTGCGTGTTACCCATATTGTCAAGGAAGGTATAGATTTTTATGTGTTGGTAAATGAAGATGATTCATCCGTAGAAGGAGAACTGGCTGTTAAATGCAGGGGTGCTTTAGAAAAATGGGATGCTTGGTCCTCCAACATAGAAACAATCGAAATAAATGAAGTAGATGGGGAGTATACAAAGTACAACTTTTCTTTGCAGCATAGGGAGTCTATCATTCTCTGTGTTAATCATCAGGAAACACCAACTTTTGCAGCCAAAAGCCAAAAGGAAGAACACAGTTTGGATATCAACGTAGATCATTGGACAATGACTAATCCATTCCGTCAAAAGGAAGTGATCAAAAAACTAGTTTCCTTAACGGAATATGAAGATTTAAAATATTTTTCCGGCAAAACTATCTATCAGTCAAAAGTGACCTTAGATGCATCGAAAAGAAAATATAAAAAAGCTCAATTAGATTTAGGAGAAGTTTGTGAGCTTGCTGAATTGTGTATTAACGGAGAAACGGTCGGAGTTAAAATGTGGAGTCCCTATCATTTTGATATAACACCATACATAAACACAGGCACCTTGGATATAGAAGTAATTGTTACCAACAGCAAGGCAAACGAATATGCAAAAGAATTGATGAAGTCCGGATTAATTGGACCGGTAAGATTAAAGTTTTATCTATAA
- a CDS encoding ABC transporter ATP-binding protein has product MLKLTNVSKVYEGKVAYRALTDINFEIDKGEFVVIMGPSGSGKTTLLNIISTNDGPTTGAVEIEGKMPHKLKKNALAKFRRNELGFIFQDFNLLHTLTVEENIVLPLTLDGSPVKEMKRKAEEIAKELGITAILNKRTYEISGGQAQRVAIARAMIHEPKLLLADEPTGNLDSKAAKDVMNMLVSINERKQTSLLMVTHDPQAASYSDRVVFIRDGKLHSEIHRGDSRQAFFQKIIDMLSLMGGDGNDFSSVRV; this is encoded by the coding sequence ATGCTTAAACTTACAAACGTAAGTAAGGTTTACGAAGGAAAGGTAGCTTACCGTGCCCTTACTGATATTAATTTTGAAATTGACAAAGGTGAATTTGTGGTGATTATGGGGCCATCTGGAAGTGGAAAAACAACGCTGCTTAATATTATTTCTACGAATGATGGTCCAACTACAGGTGCTGTGGAAATAGAGGGGAAAATGCCTCATAAGCTAAAGAAAAACGCTCTAGCTAAGTTTCGCAGAAATGAATTAGGCTTTATCTTTCAGGACTTTAATTTATTGCATACTTTAACAGTGGAAGAAAATATCGTTTTACCATTAACATTGGATGGCTCTCCTGTTAAGGAAATGAAGAGGAAAGCAGAAGAAATTGCTAAGGAATTGGGGATTACAGCGATTCTGAATAAACGTACTTATGAAATCTCAGGTGGGCAGGCGCAGCGGGTCGCGATTGCCAGGGCAATGATTCATGAACCAAAGCTATTATTGGCAGATGAACCCACAGGAAATCTAGATTCAAAAGCAGCAAAAGATGTGATGAATATGCTTGTCTCGATTAATGAAAGGAAACAGACAAGTTTATTAATGGTAACACATGATCCCCAAGCGGCTAGTTATTCTGATAGAGTAGTCTTTATTCGTGATGGAAAGCTACATTCTGAAATACATCGAGGAGATAGTAGACAAGCATTCTTCCAAAAAATAATCGATATGCTTTCGTTGATGGGAGGCGACGGCAATGACTTTTCGTCAGTTCGCGTTTAA